The Hydrotalea sp. genomic sequence GTTCAGGTTGCGCGTGCCGCGCCAGTAACTTAAGCCGGCGTGCCAGGCGGTTTTGTCATCGGCAACCAGGCGATAGATTTTCCCATCGCTATCTATCACCACGTGACTGCTTACTTTTTTTTGTGGGTCTTGCAAAATGCCAAAGGTTTCAGCCAAATTTTTTGTATCGGTGTAATGAATAACAATGAAGCGCGGCGTTGCGTCTGCGCTATCTTCGCCCTTGTTATGTTCGCCTGCGCGCGCGCGCCAATTTGGTGATGGCGCGTCGATAAAATTAATCATCTATCAAAATAAAAATGCAAAAATAATGACCGATAATTATCGGCGAGCATCGATGGGGGTATTAACCCAAACGCGCCAATTCGCGCCGCATGACTTCCTTAACGATGGTTTCCAAATTATGGTCAACCCACGTTTTTAAATATGGCCGCACCGATTCGCGCACAATTTGTTCAATGGTAACACCGCCGCGACCCATTGCCACGCCAACAACCCCATTGCCCAAACGGCGGTCTTGAATGGCTTGGCGCACTTGGTTGATGGCATCCTCCGACACGGCGCGCGCCCTGTCGCTGACGATATTTGAACCATTCAACCATTCGTCGCCGATTAAATCTTGGTCATAATTTTGACCTGAGGCACGTGTGGCGGTGATGATTTCCTTAACGCAGTTATCGGCGTCGTTATCGGTCGCCCGCGGTTGTGGCATGCGGTCAGAAATATCAATCACCGAATCCATTTCGTTGCCCGGCCCGTCAACCAAGATAATTGGTTTGTCGTCGCCGATGTAATTTTCTTCTCGCCGGAAATACTGGGGGGCTTGGTTTTTAATATCGGTCATATTCGCTTGGCTCCTTTGGCCATTTTTTAACGTGATGGGTGTTTTTATTTCGTTCTATTCTCGCAATACTTGTCCATTATAAGCAAAAATATAGCCTTTGGCAAGCGGAAAAATAACGGCCTACCCCAGCTTAAAAGCCGCGTGGAGTTTTTGCACCGCGCGCTTGGCGTCTTCCTCCCGCACCAGGACGCTGATTTTGATTTCGCTGGTCGAGATAGCATCAAGGTTGATTTTTTCATCCGCCAGGGTATCAAACATGGTTTTGGCAACGCCGGGCGATGACCGCATGCCCACGCCGATGACCGAAACCTTCGCCACCTTATCATCGAACAAAATATCGTCGTAACCAATCATCGCCTTATTTTTTTGCAATACATCCAAACCACGCTTTAAATCTTGGCGCGGCAGGGTAAAGGTAATATCGGCAAAATCATCTTCCTTTTCATGGTGCGACCCCGATTGAATAATCATATCGACGTTGATATTGGCCTCGGCCAAGCGACCAAAAATCGCCGCTGAAACGCCGGGCTTATTTTTAAGCTTATAAAGCGTTATCTTGGCTTCCTTATCATCCAACGCCACCGCGGTGATAATTTTTTCTTCGATTTTTTTATTCATGTTATCGCGTGCCAAATTTTTTTCATCCAGCACCATCGTGCCGTTGTTTTTATCGCCTGGTTCTACAAAACTCGACAAAACTTGTAAAGGCATTTTAAATTTCATCGCCAATTCCACCGAACGCGCATGCAAAACCTTTGACCCAAGCGACGCCATTTCGAGCATTTCCTCGTAGGCGACATTGTCCAATTTTTTTGCATTTGCCACCAACCGCGGGTCGGCGCGGTAAACACCATCGACGTCGGTGTAAATATCGCACCTTATGGCTTGCAACGCCACCGCCATCGCCACCGCCGATGTGTCGGAACCGCCACGGCCCAGCGTGGTGATGCGGCCAATGTCATTCGCCCCCTGGAAACCGGTGACCACCGCCACCTCGCCCTTTGCCATCGATTTTTTTATCGCTGTCACATCAATGTCAGTGATGCGCGCCATGCCATGGTTGTCGTTTGTTTTGACGGCGATTTGAAATCCTTGCCACGAACGCGCCGGCACCCCCATGGCGTTCAGGATAATCGCCATCAACCCCGCGCTAACATTCTCACCGCTGGCCAACACCGCATCATATTCGGCGGTGATATGCAGGTTCTTGTTATCTTCATCCGCGCTATTGACCAACGCAACCAAGCGGTTTGTCTCCCCCGCCATGGCCGAGACGACGACGCAAATGCCGTAACCTTCCGCCGCGCCCGCTTGATAAAAATGCTTGATAATTTTGGCCGATGCCCTCATGCGGTCGACCCCGGCGACCGAGGTGCCACCGAATTTCATCACCAGGCTGTTTTTGCGGGGGCGTTCTTTTACCATTTTTATTTATAAATATAGTTGCGATATCAGGACGGAATTATAACAAAATTACAACGCTTTCATCCCATCGCGCAATGCAATGGACGATAAAATAATCAAGCACAAGGCGCGTGGCATTTCTAGCCACTCTCTCTTGATTATTCAAGCGAATTGTTGCAACAATGGGGGGCTAACCATTAGAAAATACTTAGGAAGACAGATGAGCGAACAGATGACAAAAGAAGCAAAAAATCGCACCACCGCCGAACAAGGTAACGAGTCGGCCAATCACGGCAACAGCCGGCGGCAGGATGAGATGAATAAATTCCAAAAAATGGCCGACCAATGGTGGGACCCCAATGGTGCCTTTCGCCCGCTTCACGAATTAAACCCGGTGCGTGTCGATTACATCTTGGCGCAATGGCGGCAACATCAGGAGCAATTAAGCGCACAAAACGATAAGGCCGGCGACAAACCCAACCCCGCCGCCAACCATTCGCTGTCGGGCAAAAAAATTCTGGATGTTGGTTGCGGCGGTGGATTATTGGCAGTAGCATTAAACAACTTGGGCGGCGATATTACCGCCATCGACGCCGAGGAAACCACCATCGGCGTTGCCCGCGCCCACCAAGAAAAACATAAATTAAACGACCGATTAACATTTTCGCAGGCCAGCCCCGAGGATCTATTGCAGGATAAAAAAAACATTGCCGCCTTTGACCTGGTGCTGGCGATGGAGGTTATCGAACATGTGGCGCACCCCGCCGATTTTGTCGCGACATTAAAAAAATTGGTTAAGCCAAACGGCCTGGTTATTTTTTCGACCATCAACCGCAACCCGCAATCTTTTTTATTGGCTATCATCGGCGCAGAATATGTGTTGAATCTGTTGCCGCGCGGCACGCACCAATATGAACAATTTGTTCGGCCGGAGGAGCTGAGTGGTTTTTGCCGCTCTGCCGGCCTGAAGCCCCGCGACGCCACTGGCTTGGTTTACAATCCGTTGCTGAAAACCGCGAAGCTTGCCAAACATAACCTCAAGGTTAATTATTTTTTAACCGCCACGCTCTAAAAAAAATAAATAGCAACAGGCTTGCCAGCAAACAAATCATATAACATTAACCGGTGGTCGCGATGAAACAAACCATCCAACCCAACACAGCTATTTTGTTGGCTATCGCGCCGGCGGTGTTTTTGGGCAGTGATACGTTGTTTGAACAGCTGGAACGGGTGGTTCTGACGCCCGATAATTTGTTCGACGCGCCGCTGGATAACCTGTTCGCGGGTGATGTGCTGGATAAATTTATAAAAAAAACCGCCGCGCCCGATAACGGCGCGCAATTTCCCTTGCCGTCTTTTTATGATTTTTTAACCCTTAGCCTATCGCACCTGCCCTACCTTGCGCCGCAACAATTGGTCGCCCTGCCGCAACGTTTTCCCTTGCCGCCAATAACCCAAGACAAAGCAACCAGCCGCAATAATAAAAAAAAATATCACCTTCTGCCCTTTCAAGAATCGCTTATCACGCGATGGTTGACGCCGCACCCGGCTGTCAACAAATTCTTAATCATCATGATGGCCGGGCTTATCATTCGCGCCTTCACCGCCATCGACCCGAAATCGATTATCGATGCCAAACCGCGCGCCGCGGTAACGCAATGGCGACGCCAAGCGATTGAACAATTGCGCCGCGTCGTCCAACAACGCATTGCCATGCCGCACCAATATTTATTGTTTGGCCGCGCCCATCAGATTTATCACTTAACCGCGCTCCACCAACAGCTCGCCCTCACCAACCTTGATAATTACGACCGTATCGAGGAATCACTCGCCGCATCGCATGGCCGGAAATTATCACCGCAGAAAATAAAAAACCTATTGCCGCATCGCTTGCCGGGCTCATTCTGGTTGCAAAAAAAACGCATCCATTATCACCTGCTGGAATTGCAAACCCTGCCGCGCCAATTATGCCTGCCCCTGCCGTCGCCATTTTTAACCCTGGTCAATTTGGCCAGCCTGACCCATTGGTTAATCAACGACACGGGCGAGGTGCCCGAACAAATTGTCCAAGACACCATCGACGATTGGCGGCAGGAATTATTAACTGCTATCGATGAAAAAAATCAAACGCGGCTTTATGACCATTACCCGGTGTATGGCGAGGTTTTGGAAAAAATTGACGGCCAATTAAAATCGATAAAAACCATAAAAATAAAAAAATCAAAGGCCGGTGCACCCAATTCACCACCGCGCGATAAAACGAACAATGATAAAACCATCCACCCCCTGACATTAAAGGATAACCGCTTTATTCTTTCGCTGGCCGGCGCCAACGCCATCAAGCATAAAAAAGAAATAACCCACAACCCGCTCAACCTGATAACATATTTTCTCGGGTTTTTTACAACCCCGCCATCGCCATCATCTTATATTTTGCCGTGGCAGAAATCGGCCTTTGCCCTGCCGACCATCATAGGGGGAAAGCAAGCCTTGGCCAGCAATATCAGCAATCACTTGATGATGACGTTCGATGTTATCTTCAAAAAAAAATCCTTCATCGAATCGGGTGTTTGGCTGTCGCCCGAGCCACACAAAAAAAGATTATCAGCTCTGCTTGCCCTCCTGCCAAAAATTGGCGCAAAAAATTGGACGAGCAATCTGGCAAAAAACATTTTGCGAAAACCCCGCCCGTCTCATTATTACATCGACAACAGCTTACAATTGGGCGGCAGTCCCCTTGCCCAACCAACGTCGCAAGCAACTGGCCAACCAACGGCTCGGCCAACGTTGCAACGAACCACCGCGTCGGCCAGCTATCTATTGCCGCGCCGCATGACCTTGCGCAATCTTACAAATCCAATAAACCCGTTAAATCCCGGGGCATGGCGTTACATCCGCTGTCAGAAATTTTTATTACCGGCCGGCGATATGTTGTATAGCAAAAAAATTCTCAACCTGCCGCGCCGCCACGGCAACCGCACCATCAGCATCGAGCGACAACTTTTTATGCCGCGCCATAACCGCGACGCTGACTCATCCTATGGCGGCGAAAAAAAGCCGCAGATTTATTTAAAAGCACAAGAAAAAATTATCGCCCCGGGCGGCATTGATTTTATGCTGTTGTTGCCGCTGTCGCCATCGATTAAGGCTTTCGGGCGGAGCGATTCGCTCATCCACGAATTGGAGCAACATTGGCAACGGCCGATGAAAAAAAACGACCTGCGGCCGCATGGCGGCGGCATTATCGAACCGCTCATCCCCCACGACAACCCCGATGATAATTTAAAAGATAAAATAGAATCCCTGCAGGAGGTTTTTTTGCAATCGCCCGACAAACCGGGTGGCCGGTTGGTATCGCGCGGTGCAACATTGTCCCTGACCAAGGGGGTGTTCTTAAATGACTTTATGGAGGAACCCTGCCAGGTGATTATGCTGTCCGGCCAAACCACGCCGGGCGAGACCATCATCAATTGGGTGTTGGAATTGGTGGCGTAAAATAATTTTAGAAAATGATTCCTTGTTTTTGGTAAGTTAATTTTATAGCTGTTCTATGCGCAGGTATTATGTTTTGATGTGCAGGATTTTGTATTTTCTTATGTATATTAATTAAAATATTATTATCTTTAATTTGACCTTTTTTTTCCCATAGCTTGATTTTATCAATATCAGAAACAAAAATTTGTTTAGAATTTACACAACAACGTTCCGCAAAACCAAAATCGCCTTGATTAAATAATATACATTCTGGTTCAAAGTGTTGATGCTTATCGACTTGGGTTGTAGTGGTTATCAACAACCCTTTGTTAAATTTTTCTAAAATGCCAACAAAAATAAACCATCGAGCATATCCGCTGGACGGTGGCGAAACCAAGCGCATATCCAGCTCGCTAGGCTTTATAATTTCACCAACGAGCATTATCTTGTTTCTAAATAAGCGTAATAATTCTCTGGAACATCCTTTTCAAACTCATCAATATATTTCATTTGAGCGCGCTTCACCGCCGCACCTCGATTTTTCCATGCTTTAGACCATGCTTTAATTTCTTCGTGAGCTACTTCTATGTAGCTTTCGGTAGCTTTCTTTTGAAGCAAGAACAGCCAGTTATCAATAATTTTTTGCTGGCTTTTTGAAATATAATCCATGTCAGGCTCGCCTATATTTTCTATCAATTTTGAATCTTTATAACCGCTAATAACTTTATATTGATTTGTTCCATTATTAACTTTTATTTCATCATATAAAGACGATGGAACGGGGCCATTTTGCAGGGCATAATAATCGCCAATATCAAGCGCAGGAACGCCAACCTCTCTAAGATGTTGAAAATCATAAAGAGCTAATAATTTATATAATTTCATTGAAGTAATATGCTCGTTATGTTGAGCCTTATACTCTTTTGCAATATAACAAATTATATTATTAAGGATAAATCTTTTATATTCGTTCATTTTTTTGTTCTATATAATAGTTAAATATAGATATATTATATCTTTTTATAGACAAATTCGTCTAAAAAAACAATAAAAATCCGAAAAAACACAATTTTTGTTAATAGCTGTATATTTTATATTATGACAGCCAGCAATTTTTTCATTCGTAAAATAATTTATTTTATTTTGCCTTCTAACTCGGCGATGCGTTTTTGCAATAGTTTTATTTCTTGCAACAATGGGTCGGCGCCGGCCGCGGTTGTGCTCGGCGTGCCATAGGCGGAGAAGGAATCTTTCTGCGCCCCTTTATCCGATAATTTTTCCACCACCTTGGCCGGAATGCCCACCACCGTGGTATATGGCGGCACGTCGCGCACCACCACCGCGTTGGCACCAACCCGCGCGCCCTGGCCCACCGTAATTGGCCCCAAAATCTGCGCCCCCGAACCGACGATAACATTATCGCCCAGCGTCGGGTGGCGTTTTTGGTTGCGTTGGGTTTCGGCATTAACCGACGGTGATACCCCGCCGAGTGTAACATCGTGATACAAGGTTACATCATCGCCAATTATCGCGGTTTCACCAATCACCACCCCCATGCCGTGGTCGATAAAAAACCTTTTGCCAATTTTTGCCGCCGGGTGGATTTCAATCCCACTCCAAATACGGACAAACAGCACAATTAATTTTGGCAAAAATTTTAAATGGCAACGCCACAACAGGTGGTTCAAGCGGTGCATCTTCACCGCATGGTAATTGTGGAACAGCAAGATAACCTCCAACCGGCCGCGCGCCGCCGGGTCGCGGGCGATAATACTATCGACCTCTTGGAACAGCCACCAAAGAAATTTTTTACGCGGTTTTTTTTCTGCGCTACGTGATTTTTTCATCGCCGCACCATCCTTTTATATTATTGATTTCGTTACAAATCCTCGATTCATCCTGTAGCTTTATTACCGATTGAAAGCAATAGTAACAATCGCCTGCGATTCTCAACGCCTTATGGTTGATTAAGCCGTAAATGCCAAAAGCTATAAAAAACCTTGCCAAAAAAATATGGCTATTCTATAACAAAAATCTGTAACGCAAGGAAGAAAGGTTATCCCACCATGTTAGAAGTTGTGATTTATGGGCCGGAGGGCCGATTGGAAGGTCGCTATATGCCGGGTTTGAAACTTGACTCGCCCTGCGCCGTGTTGTTTCACCCCAACCCCGAACAGGGCGGCACCATGAACAACAAGGTTATTTTTAACCTTTTCCATTGTTTTGTTAAGCAAGGCTTCCATGTGTTGCGTTTTAATTTTCGTGGTGTCGGCAAGTCCGAGGGCACCTTTGCCAAGGGCGAGGGCGAATTGA encodes the following:
- a CDS encoding aspartate kinase gives rise to the protein MVKERPRKNSLVMKFGGTSVAGVDRMRASAKIIKHFYQAGAAEGYGICVVVSAMAGETNRLVALVNSADEDNKNLHITAEYDAVLASGENVSAGLMAIILNAMGVPARSWQGFQIAVKTNDNHGMARITDIDVTAIKKSMAKGEVAVVTGFQGANDIGRITTLGRGGSDTSAVAMAVALQAIRCDIYTDVDGVYRADPRLVANAKKLDNVAYEEMLEMASLGSKVLHARSVELAMKFKMPLQVLSSFVEPGDKNNGTMVLDEKNLARDNMNKKIEEKIITAVALDDKEAKITLYKLKNKPGVSAAIFGRLAEANINVDMIIQSGSHHEKEDDFADITFTLPRQDLKRGLDVLQKNKAMIGYDDILFDDKVAKVSVIGVGMRSSPGVAKTMFDTLADEKINLDAISTSEIKISVLVREEDAKRAVQKLHAAFKLG
- a CDS encoding Panacea domain-containing protein, with product MNEYKRFILNNIICYIAKEYKAQHNEHITSMKLYKLLALYDFQHLREVGVPALDIGDYYALQNGPVPSSLYDEIKVNNGTNQYKVISGYKDSKLIENIGEPDMDYISKSQQKIIDNWLFLLQKKATESYIEVAHEEIKAWSKAWKNRGAAVKRAQMKYIDEFEKDVPENYYAYLETR
- the ubiG gene encoding bifunctional 2-polyprenyl-6-hydroxyphenol methylase/3-demethylubiquinol 3-O-methyltransferase UbiG, which gives rise to MTKEAKNRTTAEQGNESANHGNSRRQDEMNKFQKMADQWWDPNGAFRPLHELNPVRVDYILAQWRQHQEQLSAQNDKAGDKPNPAANHSLSGKKILDVGCGGGLLAVALNNLGGDITAIDAEETTIGVARAHQEKHKLNDRLTFSQASPEDLLQDKKNIAAFDLVLAMEVIEHVAHPADFVATLKKLVKPNGLVIFSTINRNPQSFLLAIIGAEYVLNLLPRGTHQYEQFVRPEELSGFCRSAGLKPRDATGLVYNPLLKTAKLAKHNLKVNYFLTATL
- the cysE gene encoding serine O-acetyltransferase, with product MKKSRSAEKKPRKKFLWWLFQEVDSIIARDPAARGRLEVILLFHNYHAVKMHRLNHLLWRCHLKFLPKLIVLFVRIWSGIEIHPAAKIGKRFFIDHGMGVVIGETAIIGDDVTLYHDVTLGGVSPSVNAETQRNQKRHPTLGDNVIVGSGAQILGPITVGQGARVGANAVVVRDVPPYTTVVGIPAKVVEKLSDKGAQKDSFSAYGTPSTTAAGADPLLQEIKLLQKRIAELEGKIK
- a CDS encoding DUF2497 domain-containing protein, with translation MTDIKNQAPQYFRREENYIGDDKPIILVDGPGNEMDSVIDISDRMPQPRATDNDADNCVKEIITATRASGQNYDQDLIGDEWLNGSNIVSDRARAVSEDAINQVRQAIQDRRLGNGVVGVAMGRGGVTIEQIVRESVRPYLKTWVDHNLETIVKEVMRRELARLG